From the genome of Nitrosomonas sp. Is79A3:
AAAGAATCCACGATTAATTATGAAGTCGATAAAACCGTACAGCACACTCAGCAATCAACCGGCAATATCAAACGATTATCTGCAGCTGTTGTGGTGAATTATCGTAAAAAAGTGGATGAGAACGGAGAGGTGACGTATGAACCGTTAACTGCTGAAGAGATTAAGGAAATCAACAATCTCGTCAGAGAAGCCATGGGCTATAGCGAAAAACGAGGAGATTCGCTCACAGTAACTAATGGCTTGTTTACTGCTGACACTGCAACAATACTGGATATTCCCCTTTGGAAGGATCCCGATGTAATCATGCTGGCAAAGGAAATCGGAAAGCAACTATTAATTGCAGCCGTTGTTCTATTTTTCTTTTTAAAGATTTTGCGCCCTTTCCTAAGAAGCTTAACTCCACCCCCGCCCCCGCCAGAGCCTGAAAAGCTAACTGGTGAAGCTGCGCTGGGCCAGCTGTCAGAGCAAGGAGATGGAACGGCAATTCAAGCCATTCAAAAATCAATATTTGATGAGAATCTTAAGAAAGCTAAACAATTGGCGATTGATGAGCCTGCTATTGTTGCCAATGTGGTAAAAGATTGGATATCTAAAAATGGATGATGAAGGAATCAAAAAGAGCGCGATCTTGCTGATGACTTTGGGTGAGCAAGAAGCGGCATCAGTGATCAAACTGTTGGGCCCCAAGGAAGTGCAAAGACTGGGTGAAACGATGTCTACTCTACAAAACATAACGCGTAGTGAGATTGAAAACATCGTATCAGAGTTTTGCAATGAGGCCGAAGGAAGAACTGCTTTGGGTCAGGATTCGGCTGATTATATCCGGAAAGTTCTGACCAGTGCTTTGGGCGATGAAAAAGCTGCCAATCTTATTGATCGCATTTTACACGGCGGCGATACCAGCGGTATCGAAGGATTGAAGTGGATGGATGCACCTTCGGTGGCAGAACTCATAAAAAATGAGCATCCACAAATTATTGCTACGATTCTGGTTCACCTGGAGCGTGATCAGGCGAGTGAAATCATAAGCTTATTTACGGAGCGGTTACGTAACGATACGTTATTACGTATCGCTACATTGGACAGTATTCAGCCTGATGCCTTACGTGAATTGAATGATGTGCTAACCAAGTTGTTATCAGGCAGCGTTAATATCCGTAAAGCTGCTATGGGTGGAGTACGTACCGCAGCTGAGATTCTTAATTTTGTTCCAACTGCCCAGGAAAACAGTGTTATTGAAAATATCAAGCAGTACGATGAAGATTTAGCGCAAAAAATCATGGATGAAATGTTTGTATTTGATAATCTAATTGATATTGATGATCATGGCATCCAATTACTCCTCAGAGAAGTACAGTCGGAATCTTTGATTATCGCTTTGAAGGGTGCGCAAGAAGAACTGCGTAAGAAAATTTTCAAGAATATGTCACAACGTGCCGCTGAAGCTCTGCGGGAAGATCTGGAAAGTAAAGGCCCGGTACGACTATCCGAGGTTGAAGCGGAACAAAAAGAAATTCTTAAAGTTGTACGTCAGCTGGCTGACGATGGGCAGATTGTACTGGGTGGGAAAGGTGATGATGGTTTCATTTAGTGGATGGATTTTTCATCAGCTGAGCTTAATTAATAGTCAATCGCGTGCCTATCTACTACTGAAACAAAGGCTTGTAAATGATTGCAAGTAATTATTTTTCAAAAGAAAAACCCGACGCTTATCAGCGATGGGAGATGAATTCTTTTGAGACACCAGAATTAACTAGAGAAACGCAGGAAGCGGAGACTGAAGCCAACATACAGGCCAATGAGCAGCCCCAGGTTTCTTTACCGACCGAAGAGGACGTTGCTGCAATTTTTCAGCGCGCCAAAGAAGAGGGGTATGCAGCAGGATTGCAAGAAGGTAATGCGACAGGCTTCGCAGAAGGCAGAAAAATCGCTGAAATTGAAGTTAAAGCCGAAGTGGCGCGCATTCAGGCACTACTATCCAAACTTGACCAGGATTTGCATGAAATGGATCAACAAGTGGCGGATAGCCTATTAGAACTGGCCATTGCACTTGCCAGAAAAATGGTCACACAGGCATTAAAACTAAATCCTGAGTTAATTATACCTATCGTGCAAGAAGCCATCCGTAACTTGCCCAATGCAATGCAACATCCTCGTCTTTTTTTGCATCCGGAGGATGCAAAATTGGTACTGGCACATCTGAGTGATCAGCTGGAACAGGATCAATGGTGTATTCGTGAAGATGAGCAGCTGTCCAGAGGAGGGTGCCGTATTGAAGCCAGTGGTAGTGAAATCAATGGCGGTTTGGAAGTGCGCTGGCAAAGAGTATTATCAGCTATTGGACAGAGTGACGGCTGGCTTGAGAAGAAAGATTAATTATGGCTTGTTCTGAACAATGGGGCGGCTTCTTAAAGAATTGCACGCAGTTGATTACTCCCGCAAACCCTTTCTTATTAAGCGGAACAATTACACGGGTAGCGGGACTGGTTATAGAAGCCATAGGACTCAGATTGGCTGTTGGCAGCAGCTGCACCATTTTTCTATCGAATGGCCATAACGTCTCGGCGGAAGTTGTCGGATTCTCTGGAGAACGCTTATTTCTGATGCCATCCAGTGATGTCTATGGATTGTCGCCGGGTGCAAAAGTCGTTCCTACAGAACTTATTGGCGAATCCCCCAGAATTGGTAATTTTCAACATCCTCGAAGACGTGCAGCAGATCGCGCTAAGCATGTTTATGTCGGACCTGAGCTGCTTGGCCGTGTTTTAAACGGCGTCGGGGAACCGCTTGATCGTCTTGGTCCCACCCATGCAGAGCAGAGCGTACCGCTTTACAGCCGTCCTTATAATCCATTAGAACGAATTCCTGTCAGTGAGCCACTCGATGTTGGAGTGCGTGCGATTAACATGTTGCTGACTGTTGGGCGAGGTCAGCGCATGGGATTGTTCGCGGGCAGTGGTGTGGGGAAAAGCGTTTTGCTTGGCATGATGGCACGCTATACCACTGCTGACGTGATTGTTGTCGGCTTAATTGGGGAGCGGGGACGTGAAGTTAAGGAATTTATAGAAAATATTCTTGGTCAGGAGGGTCTCGCGCGCTCTGTCGTTGTTGCAGCGCCTGCTGACACTTCACCGTTGTTACGTTTGCAAGGAGCTGCCTACGCGACAGCCATTGCCGAATATTTTCGAGATACCGGCAAGCATGTGTTGCTCATAATGGACTCATTAACTCGCTATGCCATGGCGCAAAGGGAAATATCCTTGGCTATTGGCGAGCCGCCTGCTACCAAAGGCTATCCACCGTCTGTATTTGCTAAATTACCGCAACTGGTAGAGCGTGCCGGGAATGGCAATCAAAATAGCGGTTCAATTACGGCCTTTTATACTGTGTTGACGGAAGGCGATGATCAGAATGATCCCATCGCTGATAGTGCTCGTGCCATTCTCGATGGCCATATCGTTTTATCGCGAAGACTAGCCGAAGCTGGACATTACCCTGCAATCGATATCGAAGCATCAATCAGTCGCGTCATGACCAGCGTGGTTCCACAGAAACAAGTGGATATGGCAAGGAAATTTAAAAGCTTGTGTTCGCGGTATCAACGTAGTCATGATCTGATCAGTGTCGGAGCCTATGTAGCCGGGACAGATCCGGAATTGGATCGAGCTATCAGGCTTTATCCGGCATTTGAGAAATTTTTACAACAGACTATGTCGCAACATGAAAACTTTACCGATAGTCTTGAGAAACTAACAAAATTGTTTGAAGGCGAAGAAATACGGTAATTAAGGATAAAAATAATTATGCCAACCACATCATCGCTAAAACTGCTTTTGGATCTGGCACAACAACAGACCGATTCTTTAGCCAGGAAACTTGGAAAGTTAAATTTGCATCAGCAGGAAGCAGAAAAAAAATTAAAGTTACTTTTGCAGTACCGTCATAGTTATCAATTACATTTCCAGAACTCTACAGAGAAAGGAATTGATCACATTGAATGGCTCAATTTTATTGCATTTATGAATAAACTTGACGCTGCTATCAACGAACAACAGCAAGCGGTTTTATATGCACAAAACAAAAGGATCGAGGGAGGAAATGAATTTTTGTCCTGCCAGCGCAAATTAAAATCCTACGATACGCTATCGCAACGTCAACAAAATGAAGAGAACCAGAAGCAATTAAAACTTGAGCAGAAAGTACAAGATGAGTTTGCGTCGAATTCTTTCCATCGGGATTCATTTCTGCCCAAAGGCGGTTAGCAACATATCAGTGACAGTCAGATTGGCATAGAGATTGCTTATTTACTGATGGCATTATTAATTGTATGAGACCAAAAGCTTATGTTAACTATATCAGTTGCACCTCAAATCAAATCTTCAGCTGAAAATCCTATAGCAATGATCAATTCTGGTTCAGCTGGCGCAAAAGAGCCTGTTGCAGAAGAATTTGGTAAAGTCCTGGAGCGCGAAGTATCTGAAGCAACGGACAAACATGAAAAAAACAATACTTCTAACACAAAAGAACATTCTGATAGTGCAGCATCTTCAGAAGATACAGTTAAAGACAAAGACACGGATAAAGATACGGATACAACCACGACAGTTACGACGGCAACGGATGATGCAAACAGCTTCATTCAAAATCTGCTTAGCAATGCGGGTGGTGTGTACAAAACCGATCCGGCGCTAAGCGCAATGGATTTCGCATTAAATCCGGATGCGATGACTGCAACATCAGCCGTGCCGCTGGCAATAACCACACCATCCCAGAATGCATTGATCCCCCTGGACGGTGAACAGATTACGGGTTCAGCAATTCCAATCAGCAATCAATTGCTGCAACAAAAACTTGCACAACTAAACTTGGTTACAAGCAGCTCTACTGCTTTACCCAATGACATAGGGCAATCATTGGATGCGGCAGAATCTGCCGCTTACGGCAAATTCTTACCATTTTCTTCGGAGATGAATGAAGCCATCCAGGTTAATACAGGGGAATCGATATTCTCAACACATAGCGAATCAATTTCCTCACAGCCCTTCAGCCTAAGCAACTCTGCTTCCGGCGTTCCCCTGAATACAACACTACAAGACATCCATGTTGATCTTCCAGTAGGTCAGTCAAAGTGGGGCGGGGAATTTGCACAGAAAGTTGTCTGGTTGTCTTCTCAGCAAAATCAGGTGGCTGAAATTCGTTTAAACCCGGCTCATCTTGGACCTGTTGAAGTGATGCTGAGTATTACACAGGATCAGGCGACAGCGCAGTTTTCGTCTCCTCATTTGGCGGTACGTGAGGCAATTGAGCAAGCGCTACCGAGATTAAGAGAGATAATGGCCGAGAACGGCATTACATTGGGTAATGTAATGGTCGGTTCTGATTCATTTCAGCAAGACAATAGACAGCAGCAAGCGCATCATTCCGCAAAAGATACCAATAATATGGCAGGTACAAGACCAGAGACGGCGGGTCAAATTGATACGGCTGTCATGCCGAGCCGGCATCTCGGCATGGTCAATACCTATGCCTGATTTCATGAAATCAGGCTTGTTTGATTTTTTGTGAATCAATTTCCTATGCATAATCTGTCACGTTATCCGTTAGGATGGTGTGGCAGATAATATCTTCTCAAGATAGCCTTACAAACCCATTCGGGTTATGTTTTTTCTTTATTTCTAATTTGAGCTGGAATCAAACTAATCAGTCAGATTATACAAATATTCTTTCAAACAGAAATCAGTAGGCGCAACTACTGAATTCCTGATTTATCTCTTTATCTGGAAATAGTGACATTATTTCATTGCTATTTGTGATATCAGTTTATTACCTCGTCGAAGATAATTGATTTTATCAAATGAGGAGTTGAGCAAAATGTCAAAATCTAATGGAACAACGCCTGCACCAGAAGGCAAAAAGAGCAAGAAGAGTTTAATCATCATAATCTTAATAGCAGTATTTGCCATCGGGGCGGGTGCCGGTGGCACATGGTATTTTATGAAGATGTCCGGTGATGAAGATTCTGAACCTGTAAAGCCCAAGGAAAAACCAACCACATTTGTGGATCTTGATATTTTTACAGTCAATCTTCAACCGGAAGAAAGTAGTCAATATTTGCAGGTTGGGTTAACTGTGAAAACCAAAGAAACCCCTGTCGTAGCGGAGATTAAAAAGCAAATGCCGGCTATTCGCAATCGTATCCTCATGTTGCTTTCCAGTAAGAAATCGGCGGATATCACAGGCATAGTAGGAAAACAACAGTTAAGTCAGCAGATTGTCGATGAAATCAAACAATCATTGGATTCATCAGAACTGCAAGAGGATGTGCTGGAAGTATTATTTACATCATTTGTGATCCAGTAAACGACAGATGGCTGAAGATTTTCTCTCACAAGACGAGGTTGATGCACTTCTCAAAGGCGCCACTGGCGAAAGCGATGAAGTGCAGAAGGAAGAAGAGAAAGGGGGTGTTCGACCCTATAACATTGCTACGCAGGAGCGTATTGTTCGCGGACGGATGCCTACGTATGAAATCATCAACGAACGATTTGCACGTTTTTTGCGTATCGGTTTATTTAATTTCATGCGCCGCACGGTGGATATTGCAGTTGGTCCCGTCAAAGTTATCAAGTTCAGTGAGTTCGTGCGTAATCTGGTGGTGCCGACCAATCTCAACTTGGTTCAAATGAGGCCCCTGCGCGGGACAGCATTGCTCGTTTTTGATCCCAACCTGATTTTCCTGATTGTGGATAATTTGTTTGGTGGCGACGGCAGATACCATACGAGAGTTGAGGGAAGAGATTTTACGCAGACTGAGCAACGTATTATTCGGCGTTTGCTTGATGTGGTATTTGAAGAGTATGAAAAATCCTGGAAGTCAGTATATCCGGTTAATTTTGAGTATGTCAGATCTGAGATGAATCCTCAATTTGCCACAATTGCTACACCTAATGAAGTGGTCGTTACGGTTACTTTTGATATCGATATGGGTAACCAGGGCGGCGAGTTGCATGTCTGCATTCCCTATTCAATGATTGAGCCCATTCGAGATACTTTATATAGCGCATTGCAAGGCGATCACCTGGAAGTTGACAAACGCTGGATCAAATTGATGTCACAACAAGTGCAAATTGCTGAAGTGGAACTGGTTGCTAACATAGGGCATACGAAAGTTACATTTGAACAAATTCTGAGCATGCAAGCGGGAGATATCATTCCGCTGGAAATCCCTAAAACCATTACCGTACATGTTGACGGCATACCTGTTATGGATTGTCACTATGGCATCATGAATGGACAGTATGCACTCAGAGTCAATGCAATGATTTCCCCAGCAGAAACTGAATAATTTATTGGAGATTTATAATGTCAGAGCCTACAGAAAACGATCAAACTGAGACGGACGACTGGGCTGCCGCTATGGCGGAGCAGGCCGCGGTTTCTCAAAATGACTCTGCAGAAAAAGAAACGGAAGTCGATGACTGGGCTGCCGCAATGGCTGAGCAAGAAGCATCCGCTCCGGCAGCTAATGCGCCAGAGAGAAATAACAACACGATGGTCGGTTCGCAGTCTGCAACCACATCGGTTTTCCAGGAACTCTCAAACGATGGCGTAGGAAATAATGCCCGTCATGATATCGACATGATTCTCGATATTCCGGTGCAGATGACGGTTGAGTTGGGTCGTACCAAGATTGCTATCAAGAACCTGCTGCAACTCGCCCAAGGTTCGGTTGTTGAGCTTGATGGCATGGCCGGCGAACCTATGGATGTGCTGGTCAATGGTTGTCTGATTGCGCAAGGGGAAGTAGTAGTTGTTAATGATAAGTTCGGTATCCGGTTGACCGACATCATTACACCCAGTGAACGTATTCGTAAACTCAATCGTTAGAGCTGATATGCCAAGCCGATATTTGATGCTTTTGATGCTGACACTTCCATTTCCTGTTTGGGCTGAAACAGGGAAACCAAGCTATGTGCCACCACCTTCCGTGATAACAATTGAGAATACGTTGCAGATGATGGGGGGATTATTGCTGGTATTGGCGATCATAGGCGGGATGACATGGTTACTCAAACGTTTCTCGTTGATATCAACTGCTACTGCGGGCGTCGTTAAGGTTGTGGCGGCGGCCGGAGTTGGTCAGAGAGAGCGAGTGGTTGTTGTGGAAATTGATAACACTTGGCTGGTGCTCGGTGTTGCACCCGGCCGTGTCAATAAATTACATACCATGAATAAGCCTTTAGCAGATACTGCCAGTACAACACCGGATAATCCGTCTGTTGAAACATTTGCTACGCAGCTTAATCAGAGCATAAAAAAAGAAAATGCATAATAGCTTTGCATCAATTATTCATTCATGCTTTCAACGCATATTGATTTGTCATAGGATTCGGGTAGGTTTTTCGTGCTGCCTGAGTGGAATTACAAAACGTAATCTGTTACAGATTGCGTTTCTTTTCGTGGGTTTTATCGCTGTGCCTGCATTTGCGCAAAAATCCGGTTTCCCGGCATTTACCAGTTCCCCTAATGCCGATGGAAGCGCGACTTATACGCTGAGCTTACAGACACTTTTATTACTGACTTCGCTGACATTTTTACCTGCGCTGGTATTAATGATGTCAAGTTTCACACGTATTATTATTGTCCTGTCGTTGCTGAGGCTGGCGTTGGGCACGCAATCTTCTCCGCCGAACCAGGTATTGCTCGGATTGGCATTATTCCTGACCTTTTTTATCATGTCACCGGTCATCGATCGGGTCTATACGGAAGCGTATTTACCTTTTTCTGAAGATAAAATAAGTATTGTGGAAGCGGCTGAGAAAGCGAGTGTGCCGCTGAAATCGTTCATGCTGCACCAGACCAGGGAAACAGATCTGGCGCTTTTTGTACAAATATCAAACAGTGAAGAGCTCGAAAGCCGCGATAACGTACCGCTGAAAATACTGGTTCCGGCCTATATCACGAGTGAGCTAAAAACAGCCTTCCAGATTGGTTTTATCGTATTCATTCCATTTTTAATCATTGATCTGGTTGTATCAAGCGTATTGATGGCTATGGGTATGATGATGCTGTCACCGATGATTATTTCACTTCCATTTAAATTAATGCTTTTTGTACTGGTCGATGGCTGGCACCTGATTATCGGTTCATTAACGCAAAGTTTTTATACCTGAAAGGAAACTTAGTATGACTCCAGAAAGTGCGATGACTATCGGCCGGCAAGCGCTTGAAATCACATTTATGCTCTCTGCGCCCTTGCTGCTTTCTGCTTTGGCAACCGGCTTATTAGTCAGTATCTTCCAGGCTGCAACTCAAATTAACGAAATGACTTTGTCATTTATACCCAAATTATTAGTAATGTTTCTGGTAATGGTGCTGGCTGGGCCTTGGATGATCACCATCATGACAGATTATATGCAGCGGCTTTTTACCAGCATTCCTTGGCTTGCAGTCAGTTAAAGCCGGTAGGTTGTAGAGTTAAGCGTTGCATAAGCCAATTTCGATTGTTGATCTGTATCTGTACCTGAGTTCGTTCGTCCAACGAATGATTTAACATTATGATCAGTATAACCACTGCAGAATTAAATACGTTACTGGCGGCATTTCTTTGGCCGCTCAGCAGAATTCTGGCGATGGTGGCAACTGCACCCATCTTGGGAAACCCGAGCATTCCAGTCAAGGTCAAGCTGGGATTGGCGATTATGATCACTATTCTGGTTATGCCGGTAGTAGAAAAATCATTACCGCAGATTGATCCGGCTTCCGGTATTGGCTTAATCATCTTGCTGCAACAGGTGCTGATTGGTGTCGCGATTGGATTTGTCATGCGCATTGTATTTGTTGCGGTGGAAACGGCAGGTGAATTGATTGGTTTGCAAATGGGTCTTGGCTTTGCAATTTTCTTTGATCCGCAAAACTCCGGTCAGATAGATATCATAGGACGCTTTCTGGGAGTAATTGCCAGTCTGGCATTTCTTGCAATTGACGGCCATTTGATGATGATTGCATTGATTTCACAGAGCTTTAGCACATTACCTGTTGGTTCAGATGGAATTACAAATGTAACATTTACGACGCTTGCAAACTGGGGTGGGGAGATTTTTAAATCAGGTCTTCAATTGTCACTTCCCGTTCTCACCGCATTACTGATTACCAACCTTGCCTTAGGCATTCTGACGCGTGTTGCGCCGCAATTAAATATTTTCGCGGTCGGCTTTCCGTTGACACTTTCCATTGGTCTTTTCGTTCTGGCGCTCAGCATGCCTTTTTATGCGCCGATTCTGGAATACCTGGTGCATGATGCTTTAAATCTAATGATGGGAATTCTTAATATCAATCAAATCAATATGCCATAGCTGATTTCTGGGGAAAAGCATGAGTCAATTCCTCTTGATGCTATATGCGGGCAGACTTAATACATAAACAGACAATATTTCCCTTCTTTTTCGATACAAGTTTCTTGCCCGGAACTGTTAAAGTGATCGTCCATTTATCGGAAACTATTTATTAACATTGGCAGTTCAAATAATTGCTGGTTTGGTTAATAACTTATGACATTTAAGTCACGTTTACTCAGTTCACTACGCAAATTCTCTTCATCGCCGGAGGTACAGCATGACGAAGAAATCGTCATGCCTGCCGAAGAGTTACAATTAAACAAAGCATCGAGTGAGGAAATTAAACAGCTTTTGGATACTGCATTTCGTGACCGGCTAAGTGCGGAAGACCGGGCAATCAAGGAAGCGCATAAGCGAATTGAAGCAGAAAACATCGCGAAGGTGACTGCTGAAGCACGAGCTCGTGCCGAAGCTAATGCCAGAATTGCGGCTGAAACTAGAATTCAAGCTGAAGCGATCGCTACTGATCAAGCCCGAACACGAGCCAAAGCGGAGGCCTTGGCAATCAGGGAAGCCAATGCTCGCCGGGAATTTGAAATAAAAGCCAGGGAACTTGCGGAAGAGAAGATTAAGGCTGAAAAATCCCTAAACGCGCTATTGGAAGCCAAAATTAAAGCAGAAGCTTCAATTGTTGAGAAAATGCAGAAACGCGTTGAACAAGAAGCCGCTGCTCTGGATAAGGCGCATGAAACCGCATTGAAAGAAAATGAAGCTGCCGCAGCTGCGATGCATCGAGCTAAAGTTGCAGATGAGGCGCGTTCGCTTGCATTGGCTGCGATAGAAGCAGAAACACATGCAGCGATGCTCGCCAATGCAAAAATTCAGGAGACGCAAAGAACCATAGCACTGGCTAAGGCTCATGAAGAAGCTGAAAAGCAAATCATTGAGGAAATGCAGATTCGCTCGCAGATAGAGGCGCAAACCCTGGCTCAGATTACTGAACGGCTGGATGTGGAGAAGCGGACGAAAGAAATCGAAGAGGATAGGCTGAAAGCCGAGACTGCTGCGGTACAAGCGGCGATAGAAAAGGCCGGAGCTGAAGCGATCGCGGCAGAACAAGCGAGAAAAAGAGCTGAATTAGACATCCAAGCAACCATCGCGGCACGCGATAAAACAGACGCAGAAAAAGTTGTAACCGAAATAGCGGAATCCATCATTGCGAAAGAGAACGCAGCTGCTGATGCAATCAAGGCCCGCCTTGCTGCAGAATCTGAATTGCTTGAAGAAGCCAATCAGCGTATGCAAGCCGAGGCTGCAGCATTAGCTGCTGCAGAAGCAGCCTTGCGCGTTGAAAAAGAAGCCAAAGTGGTTGCAAATGAGAAGAAGAAAGCGGAGGTCAACGCGAACAAGGAGTATCAGAAACGTATTAAGGCAGATGAAGAGGCCATTAAAGAAGCGGAAGCACGTGCGGACGCAGAAAAAATTGCAAGGAATGCAGCCAAAAGCAGGGCGGAAGCTGAAGTAAGATTAAGAGTTGCAGCGGAGGCAAAAATCCAAGCGGATATTCTTGCAGCGCAAGAAACAAATACTCAAGCGGATCTGGAGCAACGCTTACTGGAAGATACGGAAATTCGCGCCAAAGCGATAGCCGATGCTAAACAAGCTGTCGCCGAGCGCCTCGAAATTGAGCAAAAAATTACAGGATTAGCCATTACTCGCGCACAAGCAAAAATTATTGCTGCCAATAAAGCCAAAGCGCAACTTGAAGCAGAAAAAGCTGCTACCAGAATCGCATTGGAAAAAGCCAGAACCGAATCGGCTGCGCTTGCCGCCATGCAGGAACGCATAGTGCTGGAATCCAAAGCGCTGGAAGCTGCAGCAGCCCGGGAAGCTGTTGAAGTTATGGCTAAGGAAGCGCTATTTGCGCGCTCCCAAGCTGATAAAGAAGCTACCGCTGCGGCAACAGCGAGAATACGAGCAGAGATTGCTGCTGCAGAGCATTCCCGTAATAGGATTGCATCAAGCACCAAGTCTTAACAGTCAGGTTAGGTTTGAGCTACTACAATTAATGGTTTCAGTGTTTAGCGCATGGATGAGTTGAAATAATTTGCCCATTCAAGCACCTCCTGGTAGCTTCCGCTGAAAACTACCGATTCTTTGTTTTTCTTTATTTGATACGCATACATCGGATCATAATATTCAGCAAGTAAATGGGTTATCCAGGATTCGTGGCCGTAAATATTTCCTGTACTCAGTTGAGTTTCCAAAGCTTTTATCATGAGAGCATGCATGTGCTTATAGCGTTCTAATCCTAGGCGTTTCTGAATCCGCAAAAGACTGTTGAGAAGATAGGCGCTGAAATATTCAAAGCCAAATTCAGCATATTTCATCTGAAAAGCTGTCAGCATATCCGTAATATATTCTTGTAAAATCCGTTGAATGCGAAATTCCAATGGCATTTCTACTAGCGCTAGGGGTGAGCGCCGCATGGTTTGGAAGAATGTCTCCGGAATCGAAATGGTTCCAATATTTCTACTTTCGTCTTCAACAAAAAGTGTGCTTTTATTGGAAGCAGCATAAGTCATGCGCAGTAAATCAATGGCTAATGTATGCTCAAAATTGGATTGAGTAGGCTGATGATTAACCGTATGGCCAAAACTCGAGCCGCGATGCATGGCATGCTTTTCTAAATCAATACTAAAGGCTAATTCATTAATCAGAAGCGTTTTGGCGGCACCTGTTTTTCCACCTATTCGGATCATGGAAAAATTTATGGCTGCTTCTTCAATCACCTGCATTAGGTGTCGTCGGAGTGCTTTGTAGCCTCCTACGATTAGCGGCACAGCAATACCTGTTTCATTGATCCATTGACGTGCTAGATTTGATCGCATTCCACCACGCCAGCAGAAGATATGTATATCGGGATTGTTAGCTACAACATCATGCCAATGCTGAATACGATTCCTCTTAAGTTCACCACACACCAATTTATGGCCTAATTGAATGGCGGCTTGTTTCCCTTTTTGTTTGTAGCAAATCCCGACTAAATGACGTTCATGGTTATTCAGAATGGGGAGGTTGAGCGAATTTGGCAAACTACCTTTAGCAAATTCATCTTCAGAACGGACATCCAGAAATGGA
Proteins encoded in this window:
- the fliG gene encoding flagellar motor switch protein FliG yields the protein MDDEGIKKSAILLMTLGEQEAASVIKLLGPKEVQRLGETMSTLQNITRSEIENIVSEFCNEAEGRTALGQDSADYIRKVLTSALGDEKAANLIDRILHGGDTSGIEGLKWMDAPSVAELIKNEHPQIIATILVHLERDQASEIISLFTERLRNDTLLRIATLDSIQPDALRELNDVLTKLLSGSVNIRKAAMGGVRTAAEILNFVPTAQENSVIENIKQYDEDLAQKIMDEMFVFDNLIDIDDHGIQLLLREVQSESLIIALKGAQEELRKKIFKNMSQRAAEALREDLESKGPVRLSEVEAEQKEILKVVRQLADDGQIVLGGKGDDGFI
- a CDS encoding flagellar assembly protein FliH, which produces MIASNYFSKEKPDAYQRWEMNSFETPELTRETQEAETEANIQANEQPQVSLPTEEDVAAIFQRAKEEGYAAGLQEGNATGFAEGRKIAEIEVKAEVARIQALLSKLDQDLHEMDQQVADSLLELAIALARKMVTQALKLNPELIIPIVQEAIRNLPNAMQHPRLFLHPEDAKLVLAHLSDQLEQDQWCIREDEQLSRGGCRIEASGSEINGGLEVRWQRVLSAIGQSDGWLEKKD
- the fliI gene encoding flagellar protein export ATPase FliI → MACSEQWGGFLKNCTQLITPANPFLLSGTITRVAGLVIEAIGLRLAVGSSCTIFLSNGHNVSAEVVGFSGERLFLMPSSDVYGLSPGAKVVPTELIGESPRIGNFQHPRRRAADRAKHVYVGPELLGRVLNGVGEPLDRLGPTHAEQSVPLYSRPYNPLERIPVSEPLDVGVRAINMLLTVGRGQRMGLFAGSGVGKSVLLGMMARYTTADVIVVGLIGERGREVKEFIENILGQEGLARSVVVAAPADTSPLLRLQGAAYATAIAEYFRDTGKHVLLIMDSLTRYAMAQREISLAIGEPPATKGYPPSVFAKLPQLVERAGNGNQNSGSITAFYTVLTEGDDQNDPIADSARAILDGHIVLSRRLAEAGHYPAIDIEASISRVMTSVVPQKQVDMARKFKSLCSRYQRSHDLISVGAYVAGTDPELDRAIRLYPAFEKFLQQTMSQHENFTDSLEKLTKLFEGEEIR
- the fliJ gene encoding flagellar export protein FliJ; translated protein: MPTTSSLKLLLDLAQQQTDSLARKLGKLNLHQQEAEKKLKLLLQYRHSYQLHFQNSTEKGIDHIEWLNFIAFMNKLDAAINEQQQAVLYAQNKRIEGGNEFLSCQRKLKSYDTLSQRQQNEENQKQLKLEQKVQDEFASNSFHRDSFLPKGG
- a CDS encoding flagellar hook-length control protein FliK; its protein translation is MLTISVAPQIKSSAENPIAMINSGSAGAKEPVAEEFGKVLEREVSEATDKHEKNNTSNTKEHSDSAASSEDTVKDKDTDKDTDTTTTVTTATDDANSFIQNLLSNAGGVYKTDPALSAMDFALNPDAMTATSAVPLAITTPSQNALIPLDGEQITGSAIPISNQLLQQKLAQLNLVTSSSTALPNDIGQSLDAAESAAYGKFLPFSSEMNEAIQVNTGESIFSTHSESISSQPFSLSNSASGVPLNTTLQDIHVDLPVGQSKWGGEFAQKVVWLSSQQNQVAEIRLNPAHLGPVEVMLSITQDQATAQFSSPHLAVREAIEQALPRLREIMAENGITLGNVMVGSDSFQQDNRQQQAHHSAKDTNNMAGTRPETAGQIDTAVMPSRHLGMVNTYA
- the fliL gene encoding flagellar basal body-associated protein FliL gives rise to the protein MILSNEELSKMSKSNGTTPAPEGKKSKKSLIIIILIAVFAIGAGAGGTWYFMKMSGDEDSEPVKPKEKPTTFVDLDIFTVNLQPEESSQYLQVGLTVKTKETPVVAEIKKQMPAIRNRILMLLSSKKSADITGIVGKQQLSQQIVDEIKQSLDSSELQEDVLEVLFTSFVIQ
- the fliM gene encoding flagellar motor switch protein FliM, producing the protein MAEDFLSQDEVDALLKGATGESDEVQKEEEKGGVRPYNIATQERIVRGRMPTYEIINERFARFLRIGLFNFMRRTVDIAVGPVKVIKFSEFVRNLVVPTNLNLVQMRPLRGTALLVFDPNLIFLIVDNLFGGDGRYHTRVEGRDFTQTEQRIIRRLLDVVFEEYEKSWKSVYPVNFEYVRSEMNPQFATIATPNEVVVTVTFDIDMGNQGGELHVCIPYSMIEPIRDTLYSALQGDHLEVDKRWIKLMSQQVQIAEVELVANIGHTKVTFEQILSMQAGDIIPLEIPKTITVHVDGIPVMDCHYGIMNGQYALRVNAMISPAETE